The following is a genomic window from Blastocatellia bacterium.
GCGCGGGCACACAGTCAAGATATGGCTGAGCGCCGCTACGTGAGCCACATCAACCCTGACGGGTATCGTTTGATAGAGCGCCTCCGTCTGGCTGGTGTGAGAAGCGCCCGCGAAATCGCCGAAAATGTGGGCTCGCTTCCGCCTGGCCGTGACCTTGTCGAGCGAATGGTTCAGCTCTGGATGAATAGTTCCGGGCATCGGAGCAACATCGTCAATCCTCGCTTCAAATATACCGGCATTGGGGTGGCGCGAGCTGCTGATGGGGTTTTCTACTTCACCCAGGTGTTCACTGATCGTTGATGAAGCTGTGCTGTCGGTCTTATGCCAAGCCGAACCTCAGCAA
Proteins encoded in this region:
- a CDS encoding CAP domain-containing protein; protein product: MNSGIVSQRRCTRRLALLHQACRWLAAGLLLSAVCVSIVSSRPGSDSTGQDIEQIEQQVFEQVNRQRQALGLHPLQRHDRLDEAARAHSQDMAERRYVSHINPDGYRLIERLRLAGVRSAREIAENVGSLPPGRDLVERMVQLWMNSSGHRSNIVNPRFKYTGIGVARAADGVFYFTQVFTDR